The window GAGAAGGAGGTCAAGAATGCTTAATAAGGTGCTAATCATAGGTAGGCTTACCAAAGATCCGGTGGTAAGATATCTTCCATCGGGAAGTCAGACTACAGAGTTCTCCATAGCGTACAACAGGAGGTATAAGGTAGGAGAAGAATGGAAGGAAGAGAGTCACTTTTTTGATGTGAAAGCTTACGGTAAACTGGCTGAAAACCTTGGCACGAAAATATCCAAAGGCTACACTGTGGTCATAGAAGGAAGGCTGACCCAAGACAGATGGACGGACAAAGAGGGAAAGGCGCAAAGCAGAGTTAGGATAGTCGCAGAGGCGGTAAGAATAATTAACAAACCCAAGCTTGATGAGGCTCCAGAGGAGGAAGTCCTACCTGACAGTTATGAACACGGGGAGGAAGAAAAACTCTGGAACTCTCAGGATGATGAAATACCCTTTTAAAGGAGGTAAAAGATGGAGATAAAAAAGACAGCAAAAAAGGCATGTAAATTCTGCGAGGAAAGGAAGGATCCGAGTTACAGAAACTACGAAGAACTCAAACAGTTTATGACCGAAAGGGGAAAGATTATAGGAAGGAGGCAAACGGGAGTGTGTGCCAAGCATCAAAGGATATTATCAAGGGAAATAAAGAGAGCGAGACAACTTGCACTCTTGCCTTACCTCGTAGCTTAAAGGAGGTTGCGCATGAAGGTGATACTTATTCAAGATCTGGAAGGTTATGGTGTCTTTGGAGATATCATAAGTGTAAAAGATGGCTTTGCTAACAACTACCTAATTCCTAGAGGTATAGCTCTGCCTGCAACCGAGGGAAATCTCAGGCAAGTTCAGAGCATAATACAGCAGAGAATGAGAAAATTTGAAAGAGAAAAAGAGAAAGCTCTCTCTTTGGCTAAGGCTCTTGAAGGGACTATGCTGGAAATTTCAAAACCCGTTGGTGAGAAGGGCAAGCTTTTTGGTTCAGTTACCGCTACGGATATCTCAGAAGCTCTTAAGGAAAAAGGCTTTGATATAGACAGAAGGCGCATAATTCTTAAGAATCCCATAAAGGAAGTTGGTATATATACTGTGCAAATCAGACTCCATCCCCAAGTGAGCGTTGAACTGAAAGTGGAGATCAGACCATCATGATGTTTCATCTCATATTGCGGTGAGAAGGATTATGTTTTAAACTTATCAGAACTATGAGGCAGGTAATACATCAGAAAAGTATATGGACAGGTGGTAATTACTTGATCGCATCTGCGGGAGTTTTTGTAGCTATTCTTTTGTCCCTTTTGAGTGTAGATAACATCTTCTGGTATAAATCAGCCACACTATTTTACGCCATATCTTCCATAATGTATATGTCTTATCCCTTATTCAGAAACGCTTTTTTTGAGAAAGTGTCAACTTCTACGCTCTTCCTGGGACTTTTTTTGAACCTGACAGGTATGATAAGAAGAAGCATACAGAGTTATGAACTTGGAGTTTTTCACCCACCGTGGAGCAACCTCTTTGAGGCTCTAACCTTTTGGAGCTTTATAGCTGGGGGAATATACCTTTTTATAGAGAGAAAGTATTCCTTAAGAATGCTCGGTACTTTTGTCGTACCTCTCGTGTTTGTTCTGAGCGCTTTTGCTATCTTCAAGGCTTCAAAGGACATAACTCCCCTTATGCCAGCTCTAAGGAGTTACTGGCTTTATCTTCATGTGGTAACTGCCTTTGTAGGTTATGCGGGCTTTACAGTCGCTTTTGCGGGGGCAGTTTTGTATCTAATCAAAGGGAAATTTCCAGAAACTAAACTGCTTCCATCGCAGGAAGTGCTCGAGGAAATAACATACAAAGCTATTATTCTTGTATTCCCAGTATGGACAGCCTCTATAATACTTGGATCAGCTTGGGCAAACGAAGCATGGGGTGGATACTGGAGCTGGGATCCTAAGGAAGTTTGGGCTTTGATCGTGTGGCTTTTCTTTGGAGCATACCTTCACGCAAGGCAGATGCTCGGCTGGAAGGGGAAACGTGTAGCATGGATGGTGATCTTGGGCTTTATAACTGTTCTCGTATGTTTCTTTGCTATAAATTTGTACTTTCCAGGACTTCACAGTTATGCAACCGATTAAGTCATGCTGCTTAAGAGTTCAGAAGATTCTCTTTCCGCTTCACTTATAATCTTTTTTATTACCTCTGCGTCCACATTTATTATTTTAGAGACACGGTCTATTATCCTCTCATTTTTGTTATCCTCAAGAAGCTCCACTAAGGAAAGTATGAATCCTATCTCGTTAAGTCTTCTTTCAAAAGCTTCAACTATTTCTTTATCCAGCATGAGATCTTTCACCACATCCTCGGGTTTCTGCCCTAAGGCTTCACCAGCTAAGGAGAAAAGGCCTGCAAGATAAGCTTTTTCTTTCACATGCGGTGCGTACATCTGAGCCAACTTTTCCGCCAAACTCGCCCTGAAAATGGATCTCTTCCACAAGATCATTTCATGCTCTTCTACAAACATTTCAGAAAGAGCAAGTACTATGGTAAACTTGGCTATGTTTTCAAGCCCTAAATGCGCTACCGCTTCATCTATCCTACTTATGTCTTTAGTCTTTTGGGAATAAGCTAAGTTCAAAAATTTTAAAAACTTGTAAGTTGCACCTATATCCTTCTCCAGAATGTCAACTATACCCTTCATATCTTTGTTTTTTATAGCTTTATACAATCGCAGTATGGTTGCTTTAAGGTAAGATATGGTTCTTGTATCCCTCACTCTGACCGGTTTTGAGAGATAAAAACCCTGAAAGAAATTGAAACCCAGATCGTGTGCAAGTTGATAATCTTCCTTAGTTTCTATGTGTTTAGCTATTATACCTTTCTTTAAATTTTTAAGTATATTTATAACTTCCTTTAATTCCTCAATATCGTAAGGGCTATTCTTTAAATTTATCTTTACATAATGGCATTTTCCTAAAAGAGGTAAATAATCTATCTTCTCAAAACCGAAATCGTCTATACAGAACTTAAAACCCTTCTTTAATAGGGCGTTTATGGATTCAAAAAGTTCGTTAGACAGCCTCTTATTTTCAACAAGTTCTA of the Hydrogenobacter sp. genome contains:
- the ssb gene encoding single-stranded DNA-binding protein; amino-acid sequence: MLNKVLIIGRLTKDPVVRYLPSGSQTTEFSIAYNRRYKVGEEWKEESHFFDVKAYGKLAENLGTKISKGYTVVIEGRLTQDRWTDKEGKAQSRVRIVAEAVRIINKPKLDEAPEEEVLPDSYEHGEEEKLWNSQDDEIPF
- the rpsR gene encoding 30S ribosomal protein S18, translating into MEIKKTAKKACKFCEERKDPSYRNYEELKQFMTERGKIIGRRQTGVCAKHQRILSREIKRARQLALLPYLVA
- the ccsB gene encoding c-type cytochrome biogenesis protein CcsB — its product is MRQVIHQKSIWTGGNYLIASAGVFVAILLSLLSVDNIFWYKSATLFYAISSIMYMSYPLFRNAFFEKVSTSTLFLGLFLNLTGMIRRSIQSYELGVFHPPWSNLFEALTFWSFIAGGIYLFIERKYSLRMLGTFVVPLVFVLSAFAIFKASKDITPLMPALRSYWLYLHVVTAFVGYAGFTVAFAGAVLYLIKGKFPETKLLPSQEVLEEITYKAIILVFPVWTASIILGSAWANEAWGGYWSWDPKEVWALIVWLFFGAYLHARQMLGWKGKRVAWMVILGFITVLVCFFAINLYFPGLHSYATD
- a CDS encoding HDOD domain-containing protein — encoded protein: MNVLCKQAIYDRSGKIAFYEVFIQDSLTGNYPEGLDPLKATTMAIDTITELNPIRVGNGKIVFVNVPAIFLEASMFDLLSPEYVGIELVENKRLSNELFESINALLKKGFKFCIDDFGFEKIDYLPLLGKCHYVKINLKNSPYDIEELKEVINILKNLKKGIIAKHIETKEDYQLAHDLGFNFFQGFYLSKPVRVRDTRTISYLKATILRLYKAIKNKDMKGIVDILEKDIGATYKFLKFLNLAYSQKTKDISRIDEAVAHLGLENIAKFTIVLALSEMFVEEHEMILWKRSIFRASLAEKLAQMYAPHVKEKAYLAGLFSLAGEALGQKPEDVVKDLMLDKEIVEAFERRLNEIGFILSLVELLEDNKNERIIDRVSKIINVDAEVIKKIISEAERESSELLSSMT
- the rplI gene encoding 50S ribosomal protein L9, with amino-acid sequence MKVILIQDLEGYGVFGDIISVKDGFANNYLIPRGIALPATEGNLRQVQSIIQQRMRKFEREKEKALSLAKALEGTMLEISKPVGEKGKLFGSVTATDISEALKEKGFDIDRRRIILKNPIKEVGIYTVQIRLHPQVSVELKVEIRPS